The following coding sequences lie in one Actinomyces capricornis genomic window:
- a CDS encoding DUF1972 domain-containing protein: MLGTRGVPARYGGFETAVEEVGRRLAARGHQVLVYCRNPEPAVPLPATYLGMRLVELPAVRHRSLETLSHTGLSVAHLLRRHHPDAAFVFNAANAPFLPALRAARIPVATHVDGLEWKRGKWGPTGQRYYRAAEALSVRLSDALIADAQGIADYYAQEFRAPTELISYGAPTMSADTSRLGELGLEAGSFHLVVARFEVENHVDVIVEGYVRSAARMPLVVVGSAPYADEYTARVESLADSRVRLLGGVWDQELLDALYAGALVYYHGHSVGGTNPSLLRAIGAGAAVDAFDVSFNREVLGEAGRYWSSPQEVAALVEGAEADPAGQAARGRLSAERAALYDWDEVAARYEELARRLALEGPVRHRPSGRRTGRAEQ, encoded by the coding sequence ATGCTCGGCACCCGCGGCGTGCCGGCCCGCTACGGGGGCTTCGAGACCGCCGTGGAGGAGGTGGGCCGGCGCCTGGCGGCGCGCGGGCACCAGGTCCTGGTCTACTGCCGCAATCCCGAGCCCGCCGTCCCCCTGCCCGCCACCTATCTGGGCATGCGCCTGGTGGAGCTGCCCGCGGTGCGCCACCGCAGCCTGGAGACCCTCAGCCACACGGGCCTGTCGGTGGCCCACCTCCTGCGCCGCCACCACCCGGATGCGGCCTTCGTCTTCAACGCCGCCAACGCACCCTTCCTGCCCGCGCTCAGGGCGGCGCGCATCCCGGTGGCCACCCATGTCGACGGCCTGGAGTGGAAGCGCGGGAAGTGGGGGCCCACCGGCCAGCGCTACTACCGGGCCGCCGAGGCGCTGTCGGTGCGCCTGTCCGATGCGCTCATCGCCGACGCCCAGGGCATCGCCGACTACTACGCCCAGGAGTTCCGCGCCCCCACCGAGCTGATCTCCTACGGCGCCCCCACCATGAGCGCCGACACCTCCCGCCTGGGCGAGCTGGGGCTGGAGGCCGGATCCTTCCACCTGGTGGTGGCCCGCTTCGAGGTGGAGAACCACGTCGATGTCATCGTCGAGGGCTACGTGCGCTCAGCCGCCCGCATGCCCCTGGTGGTGGTGGGCTCGGCCCCCTACGCCGATGAGTACACCGCCCGCGTGGAGTCCCTGGCCGACTCCCGGGTGCGCCTCCTGGGCGGCGTGTGGGACCAGGAGCTCCTCGATGCCCTGTACGCCGGCGCCCTGGTCTACTACCACGGCCACTCGGTGGGCGGCACCAATCCCTCCCTGCTGCGGGCCATCGGCGCCGGGGCCGCGGTGGACGCCTTCGACGTCTCCTTCAACCGCGAGGTCCTGGGGGAGGCGGGACGCTACTGGTCCAGCCCCCAGGAGGTGGCCGCCCTGGTGGAGGGCGCCGAGGCCGACCCCGCCGGCCAGGCCGCCCGGGGCCGGCTGAGCGCCGAGCGGGCCGCCCTCTACGACTGGGATGAGGTCGCCGCCCGCTATGAGGAGCTGGCGCGCCGCCTGGCCCTGGAGGGTCCTGTGCGCCACCGGCCCTCGGGGCGCCGCACGGGCAGGGCTGAGCAGTGA
- a CDS encoding glycosyltransferase family 4 protein: protein MSRILVAHPSPDLYGSDLQLVETIHGLVGAGHRVDVALPLEGPLTGVLRRAGARVAIVPFTVLRKSLLNPRGLGSLALGAGGQVARLRSIIRACRADAVVSNTVTIPWWPLAARAAGVPVLSHVHEAEDTQHRLIRSGLNAPLLAATRIVANSQAARRALLDVLPVLEGRTTVVHNGVAGPPAPLAPPARRAPGDPLRVVMVGRLSPRKGVDVALEAVGLLRRDGIDASLTVCGSVFPGYEWYEEELRERAAAPDLAGHVHLLGYVHPTWQVLEGADAVVVPSRAEPFGNTAVEAMHAARPLVASRVQGLAEVVADGRTGLLVEPDDAAALARALARLAAQPALAADLAGRGAQEAAERFSVGVYRRRMADVVEEVIGQGA from the coding sequence GTGAGCCGGATCCTGGTGGCCCACCCCTCACCCGACCTCTACGGCTCGGACCTGCAGCTGGTGGAGACCATCCACGGCCTCGTCGGCGCCGGACACCGGGTGGATGTGGCCCTGCCCCTGGAGGGGCCCCTGACCGGGGTACTGCGCCGGGCGGGGGCCCGTGTGGCCATCGTCCCCTTCACCGTGCTGCGCAAGTCCCTGCTCAACCCCCGCGGCCTGGGCTCTCTGGCCCTGGGAGCGGGCGGCCAGGTGGCGCGCCTGCGCTCAATCATCCGCGCCTGCCGGGCCGATGCGGTGGTGAGCAATACGGTGACCATCCCCTGGTGGCCGCTGGCGGCCCGCGCCGCGGGCGTGCCGGTCCTGTCCCACGTGCACGAGGCCGAGGACACCCAGCACCGCCTCATCCGCTCGGGCCTCAACGCCCCACTGCTGGCGGCCACGCGGATCGTGGCCAACTCCCAGGCGGCCCGCCGGGCCCTCCTGGACGTCCTGCCCGTGCTGGAGGGGCGCACCACCGTGGTGCACAACGGGGTGGCCGGGCCGCCGGCCCCCCTGGCCCCGCCGGCCCGGCGCGCCCCCGGGGATCCCCTCCGCGTGGTCATGGTGGGGCGCCTGTCGCCTCGCAAGGGCGTGGACGTGGCCCTGGAGGCCGTCGGCCTGCTGCGCCGCGACGGCATCGACGCCTCCCTGACGGTGTGCGGCTCGGTCTTCCCCGGCTATGAGTGGTACGAGGAGGAGCTGCGCGAGCGCGCCGCTGCCCCGGACCTGGCCGGTCATGTTCACCTGCTGGGCTATGTCCACCCCACCTGGCAGGTCCTGGAGGGCGCCGACGCCGTCGTCGTGCCCTCGCGGGCCGAGCCCTTCGGCAATACGGCGGTGGAGGCCATGCACGCCGCCCGCCCGCTGGTGGCCTCCCGGGTCCAGGGCCTGGCCGAGGTGGTCGCCGATGGGCGCACCGGCCTGCTGGTCGAGCCCGACGACGCCGCGGCCCTGGCCCGGGCCCTGGCCCGCCTGGCGGCCCAGCCCGCCCTGGCCGCCGACCTGGCCGGCCGCGGGGCCCAGGAGGCCGCCGAGCGCTTCTCCGTCGGCGTCTACCGCCGGCGCATGGCCGATGTGGTGGAGGAGGTCATCGGGCAGGGCGCCTGA
- a CDS encoding CDP-alcohol phosphatidyltransferase family protein, whose product MTPPSSAKSTARGDAPPPGASIAQSIRALSRAQKSNAGAPLYSRVINRPAGRVLAAVAHRLGLTPDQVTLLSAACTYTAIALIALWRPSVLSAVATALLLMLGYALDAADGQLARLRHGGSKAGEWLDHVADVIKLSTIHGAIAISLFRFTDVAPSALLVPLAFGAVQSIHFFSYILTYQLRYHGGTPMARSGERPGLLKSVLSAPTDYGLMCFVLMLRFLPTAFLWIYGAMLLGYAAYVAMALPKWYLELRRAP is encoded by the coding sequence ATGACGCCGCCCAGCAGCGCGAAGAGCACAGCACGGGGCGACGCCCCGCCTCCGGGGGCGAGCATCGCGCAGAGCATCCGCGCCCTGTCGCGCGCGCAGAAGTCCAATGCCGGGGCGCCCCTGTACTCCCGGGTCATCAACCGCCCGGCGGGTCGGGTCCTGGCGGCGGTGGCCCACCGCCTCGGCCTGACCCCGGATCAGGTGACATTGCTCTCAGCGGCCTGCACCTACACGGCCATCGCGCTCATCGCCCTGTGGCGCCCCAGCGTGCTCAGCGCCGTGGCCACCGCCCTGCTGCTCATGCTCGGCTACGCCCTGGACGCGGCCGACGGCCAGCTGGCCCGCCTGCGCCACGGGGGCTCGAAGGCGGGGGAGTGGCTCGACCACGTCGCGGACGTCATCAAGCTCTCCACCATCCACGGCGCCATCGCCATCTCCCTGTTCCGCTTCACCGACGTCGCGCCCTCGGCGCTCCTGGTGCCCCTGGCCTTCGGCGCGGTGCAGAGCATCCACTTCTTCAGCTACATCCTCACCTACCAGCTGCGCTACCACGGCGGTACGCCCATGGCCCGCAGTGGGGAGCGCCCCGGGCTGCTCAAGTCGGTGCTCTCGGCCCCCACGGATTACGGACTCATGTGCTTCGTGCTCATGCTCCGCTTCCTGCCCACGGCCTTCCTGTGGATCTACGGTGCCATGCTGCTGGGCTACGCCGCCTACGTGGCCATGGCCCTGCCCAAGTGGTACCTCGAACTGCGCAGGGCTCCCTGA
- a CDS encoding lipopolysaccharide biosynthesis protein: MTTPRTVPEPLDQRARDGSGRPREDLPEHRAGASPRSDDEARQQARQQARQRRKAWSSVGRTAVAKIVVMGVAGVFGLINTRLIISHFGPDAWAQYGLLASFPGLMPFTDLGIGAVILNVVAGSEDPSRDSAVRRTVVTATRVLLVSALVICTLAVVIGLLGLWPTLLGAKLMEGGGATATWCLVIYAMALPLGIGQRVIVGMGRSATQVISQGVVSPAMTCLLLMVVLARLEAGNAISVLSYLANTLVSIICIVVAWRATRPLLREVLRDVPRLRAVPGVPIRGTAGPQLIQSLVIPIAFQTDRLLLSHLGAPQSLAQYNLAANLFNLLTQTITVAGVAMWPLFARARARGQVESPIVPALLFGAGGLTVGLALAGATPWVAHVLSDGQIVLPAVLVLAFLGYVVVEAAKQPLGMYMTDPRGLRFQVVPVLVLVPVNFAISWILIAPLGPAGPVMGSVISVILCQLLPYSWWVRRDVARRRAEQRDAPLRDSGDQVRGEPGDAVAAGAREDREDTGPQAPGRTRRQGRPDPRERADQPPATEQGDMP; this comes from the coding sequence ATGACGACTCCCCGGACCGTCCCCGAGCCGCTGGACCAGCGGGCGCGGGACGGCTCTGGCCGCCCCCGGGAGGACCTGCCCGAGCATCGCGCCGGCGCCTCGCCGCGCTCGGACGATGAGGCCCGGCAGCAGGCCCGGCAGCAGGCCCGGCAGCGCAGAAAGGCCTGGTCCTCCGTGGGCCGCACCGCCGTGGCCAAGATCGTGGTCATGGGCGTCGCCGGGGTCTTCGGCCTGATCAACACCCGCCTCATCATCAGCCACTTCGGCCCCGACGCCTGGGCCCAGTACGGGCTGCTGGCCTCCTTCCCCGGCCTCATGCCCTTCACCGACCTGGGGATCGGGGCGGTCATCCTCAATGTCGTGGCGGGCTCGGAGGATCCCTCCCGCGATTCCGCGGTGCGCCGCACGGTGGTGACGGCCACCCGCGTGCTCCTGGTCTCGGCCCTGGTCATCTGCACCCTGGCGGTGGTCATCGGCCTGCTGGGCCTGTGGCCCACCCTCCTGGGTGCCAAGCTCATGGAGGGCGGGGGCGCCACGGCCACCTGGTGCCTGGTCATCTACGCCATGGCCCTGCCCCTGGGCATCGGCCAGCGCGTCATCGTGGGCATGGGCCGCTCGGCCACGCAGGTCATCAGCCAGGGCGTGGTCTCCCCAGCCATGACCTGCCTGCTGCTCATGGTGGTCCTGGCCCGCCTGGAGGCCGGCAATGCCATCTCGGTGCTGTCCTACCTGGCCAACACCCTGGTCTCGATCATCTGCATCGTGGTGGCCTGGCGGGCCACCCGCCCACTCCTGCGCGAAGTGCTCCGCGATGTCCCCCGGCTGCGGGCCGTGCCCGGCGTGCCCATCCGCGGCACCGCCGGCCCCCAGCTCATCCAGTCCCTGGTCATCCCCATCGCCTTCCAGACCGACCGGCTCCTGCTGTCCCACCTGGGCGCCCCGCAGTCCCTGGCCCAGTACAACCTCGCCGCCAACCTGTTCAACCTGCTGACCCAGACCATCACCGTGGCCGGGGTGGCCATGTGGCCCCTGTTCGCCCGGGCGCGCGCCCGGGGACAGGTCGAGAGCCCGATCGTGCCCGCCCTGCTGTTCGGCGCCGGCGGCCTGACGGTCGGCCTGGCGCTGGCCGGTGCCACCCCCTGGGTGGCCCACGTGCTCTCCGACGGGCAGATCGTCCTGCCCGCGGTGCTGGTCCTGGCCTTCCTGGGCTACGTCGTGGTCGAGGCGGCCAAGCAGCCCCTGGGCATGTACATGACCGACCCGAGGGGCCTGCGCTTCCAGGTGGTGCCCGTCCTGGTGCTCGTGCCGGTCAACTTCGCCATCTCCTGGATCCTCATCGCGCCCCTGGGGCCGGCCGGCCCGGTCATGGGCTCGGTGATCTCGGTCATCCTGTGCCAGCTCCTGCCCTACTCGTGGTGGGTGCGACGCGATGTCGCGCGCCGTCGGGCCGAGCAGCGCGACGCGCCCCTCCGGGACTCGGGCGATCAGGTCCGCGGCGAGCCCGGCGACGCCGTCGCCGCCGGGGCGCGGGAGGATCGGGAGGATACTGGCCCGCAGGCCCCGGGCCGGACCCGCCGCCAGGGCCGGCCGGACCCTCGAGAGCGGGCAGATCAGCCACCGGCAACAGAGCAAGGAGACATGCCATGA
- a CDS encoding sugar transferase has product MPSSTVTLPQTEQQQRSALASGTTTMASVPRSAWARMRGDLVTWLVLSDIAAVAVPTWIAALVGGLAAAWPVALTGAAMVMTAWFLGAMGMDTVEQGTVGAGRLVAATMAAIPVALLLGGDLSAPILTRTALVTALLLQGTLIIIGRSVESGWLHRRRVEGHGLRRTLIVMGSGAQPLLTQLRRHPMDGFLVVGYLSSGGGRDGRAASPVRSPEHIATTVRSERIDAVMTVGSVTPEDLVTIMRGLESTTVRLIVAPGLQDVVPQRMRGLSVTHGWTGLIAVKTRRTRAVGKALFDRVAGSLILVLASPVLAATAVALRLDSPGPVFYTQTRVGQDGKHFTMWKFRSMYIDSDARRQDVVAAGGDAGNEVMFKSRQDPRITRVGRIIRRLSIDELPQLLNVVRGEMSLVGPRPALPHEVAQYDAEALRRLLVKPGMTGLWQVSGRSDLSWASTVALDRHYVENRGGALDAKIFLGTLRAVIGGKGAY; this is encoded by the coding sequence TTGCCTTCTTCGACAGTGACGCTGCCCCAGACCGAGCAGCAGCAGCGCTCTGCCCTGGCGTCGGGAACCACCACCATGGCCTCGGTCCCGCGCAGCGCCTGGGCGCGCATGCGCGGGGACCTGGTGACCTGGCTGGTCCTCAGCGATATCGCCGCCGTCGCCGTGCCCACCTGGATCGCCGCCCTCGTCGGCGGCCTCGCGGCCGCCTGGCCGGTGGCCCTCACCGGCGCCGCCATGGTCATGACCGCCTGGTTCCTGGGCGCCATGGGCATGGACACCGTGGAGCAGGGCACCGTGGGGGCCGGGCGCCTGGTGGCCGCCACCATGGCGGCCATCCCCGTGGCCCTCCTCCTGGGAGGCGATCTCAGCGCCCCCATCCTCACCCGCACCGCCCTGGTCACCGCCCTGCTGCTCCAGGGCACCCTCATCATCATCGGCCGCTCCGTGGAGTCCGGCTGGCTCCACCGCCGGCGGGTCGAGGGCCACGGGCTGCGCCGCACCCTCATCGTCATGGGCTCGGGAGCCCAGCCCCTGCTCACCCAGCTGCGCCGCCACCCCATGGACGGCTTCCTGGTCGTGGGCTACCTGTCCTCCGGCGGGGGGCGCGACGGGCGCGCTGCCTCCCCCGTGCGCAGCCCCGAGCACATCGCTACCACCGTGCGCTCCGAGCGGATCGACGCCGTCATGACCGTCGGGTCGGTCACCCCCGAGGACCTGGTGACCATCATGCGGGGCCTGGAGTCCACCACCGTGCGGCTCATCGTGGCCCCCGGCCTGCAGGACGTCGTCCCCCAGCGCATGCGCGGCCTGTCGGTCACCCACGGGTGGACGGGCCTCATCGCGGTCAAGACCCGCCGTACCCGCGCCGTGGGCAAGGCTCTGTTCGACCGCGTAGCCGGCAGCCTCATCCTGGTCCTGGCCTCCCCCGTCCTGGCGGCCACCGCCGTGGCACTGCGCCTGGACTCCCCCGGCCCGGTCTTCTACACCCAGACCCGGGTGGGCCAGGACGGCAAGCACTTCACCATGTGGAAGTTCCGCTCGATGTACATCGACTCCGACGCGCGCCGCCAGGATGTCGTGGCCGCTGGCGGGGACGCCGGCAACGAGGTGATGTTCAAGTCCCGCCAGGACCCGCGCATCACCCGCGTGGGCCGCATCATCCGCCGTCTGTCCATCGACGAGCTGCCCCAGCTGCTCAACGTCGTGCGCGGCGAGATGAGCCTGGTGGGACCGCGCCCGGCCCTGCCCCACGAGGTCGCCCAGTACGACGCCGAGGCCCTGCGCCGCCTCCTGGTTAAGCCCGGCATGACCGGCCTGTGGCAGGTCTCGGGGCGCTCGGACCTGTCCTGGGCCTCCACCGTGGCCCTGGACCGCCACTACGTGGAGAACCGGGGCGGAGCCCTGGACGCCAAGATCTTCCTGGGAACACTGCGAGCCGTCATCGGCGGAAAGGGCGCCTACTGA
- a CDS encoding adenylyltransferase/cytidyltransferase family protein, which yields MLVGYVPGGFDMLHVGHLNILTAAAQRCDHLIAGVATDESLERMKGRGPIVPLAERMAMVAAMRMVDTVVPDYDQDKRLAWHRSPFNVLFKGTDWQGTDKGMRLEAEMAEVGATVVYLPYTPTTSSTMLRRTLTQEVAARHPQGVQ from the coding sequence ATGCTCGTGGGCTACGTCCCCGGTGGCTTCGACATGCTGCATGTCGGCCACCTCAATATCCTCACCGCGGCCGCACAGCGCTGCGACCACCTCATCGCCGGCGTGGCCACGGACGAGTCCCTGGAGCGGATGAAGGGCCGCGGCCCCATCGTGCCCCTGGCCGAGCGGATGGCCATGGTCGCCGCCATGCGCATGGTCGACACGGTGGTGCCCGACTACGACCAGGACAAGCGCCTGGCCTGGCACCGCAGCCCCTTCAACGTGCTGTTCAAGGGCACCGACTGGCAGGGCACTGACAAGGGCATGCGCCTGGAGGCCGAGATGGCCGAGGTCGGTGCCACCGTGGTCTACCTGCCCTACACCCCCACCACCTCCTCCACCATGCTTCGCCGCACCCTGACCCAGGAGGTCGCGGCCCGTCATCCTCAAGGGGTTCAGTGA